Below is a window of Streptomyces sp. NBC_01429 DNA.
CCGCGGACGGCCGCCGCCTCGGCCAGGGCCGCTTCGAGCCAGGACGCGGCGTCCGGGGGGAGCGGGGCGGCCAGGTCGTCGCGGGCCGGTGTGGGGCCGAGGTCCCCGCCGTCCGTCGGTGTGACGCCCTGCGGTGTCACGCCCTGCGGTGTCATGCCCTCACCCCTGCCGTGCGGAGGAAGTCGAGCGACCGGCGGGCCATTTCGGGTCCCGCGTGCGAGTGGCGGGGCAGCTCGACGACGGTCAGGCCCTGGTATCCGGTGGCCGCGAGCGCGTCGAGGACCGGCGGGAAGTCGATCTCGCCGTCCCCGAACGGAAGGTGCTCGTGGACTCCGCGCCGCATGTCCTCGATCTGTACGTGGCGCAGCCAGGGCGCCGCCTCCCGCACGCAGTCGGCGGGCGACGCGGGCTCCAGGCACTGGCAGTGGCCGATGTCGAGGGTGAGGCCGAGCGGGTCGGGGTCGCCGAGGAGGTGTCTGAGCCGGTGGAAGTCGGCGAGGCAGGAGACGAGATGGCCGGGTTCCGGCTCGACGGCGAGCGGGATGTCGGCGGCGTCCGCCGCGTCGAGTACGGGTCCCATGGCCTCTTCGAGGCGCTTCCACGCGGTGTCGGGGTCCGTGCCTCGCGGGGTGATGCCGCTGAAGCAGTGCACGGCGTGCGCGCCGAGGTCGGCGGCCACCCGTACGGCGGTGACCAGCA
It encodes the following:
- a CDS encoding sugar phosphate isomerase/epimerase family protein; protein product: MSPRFGYGTNGLTDLRLDDALALLADLGYDGVGLTLDHMHLDPLGPDLPDRTRRVARRLAELGLDVTVETGARYVLDPRRKHGPTLLDPDPDGRAARTALLVTAVRVAADLGAHAVHCFSGITPRGTDPDTAWKRLEEAMGPVLDAADAADIPLAVEPEPGHLVSCLADFHRLRHLLGDPDPLGLTLDIGHCQCLEPASPADCVREAAPWLRHVQIEDMRRGVHEHLPFGDGEIDFPPVLDALAATGYQGLTVVELPRHSHAGPEMARRSLDFLRTAGVRA